Proteins encoded by one window of Syntrophales bacterium:
- a CDS encoding RtcB family protein, with product MRVPGVIYADEKLLTIMKGDESPKQVANVAHLPGIVKYSLAMPDVHWGYGFPIGGVAAFDVEEGIISPGGVGYDINCGCRVLTTNLEFREIKDKMKELVSVLYEYIPSGVGSTGDLKLSVREVKRVLDEGALWAVRQGYGTYEDLDATEDSGRMEGADPEKVSEKALERGREQLGTLGSGNHFLEVEIVEEIFDEEAARVFGLRLGQVTVFIHSGSRGLGYQICDDYLSLMVKQIPNLDFDLPDRQLACAYINSKAGQDYLAAMACAANYAWANRQMLTHWTREAFEKALGISPADLNMVLLYDVCHNIAKLETFIVDDKERKLCVHRKGATRAFPPGHPNVPLRYRSIGQPVLIPGDMGTGSYILVGTDLAFNETFGSACHGAGRVMSRSQALKASKGRAIHKELLDRGVVVMAAGKETLREEIPEAYKRVDDVVEVVHKAGIARKVARLRAVGCIKG from the coding sequence ATGCGAGTTCCAGGAGTTATATATGCAGATGAAAAACTTCTTACTATTATGAAAGGAGATGAAAGTCCAAAGCAGGTGGCCAATGTGGCCCATCTTCCTGGGATAGTTAAATATTCACTGGCTATGCCCGATGTTCACTGGGGCTATGGGTTTCCCATAGGCGGTGTAGCTGCATTTGATGTTGAGGAAGGGATCATTTCTCCTGGCGGTGTTGGTTACGACATAAACTGTGGATGCCGAGTTTTGACGACAAACCTCGAGTTCCGCGAAATAAAAGATAAGATGAAAGAACTTGTGTCTGTGCTCTACGAATATATACCATCAGGGGTTGGTTCTACTGGGGATCTCAAACTTTCGGTGAGAGAAGTAAAACGTGTGCTGGATGAAGGAGCTCTTTGGGCCGTCAGGCAAGGTTATGGAACTTATGAAGATCTGGATGCCACTGAGGATAGCGGACGAATGGAAGGTGCCGATCCGGAAAAAGTAAGTGAAAAGGCTCTGGAACGTGGTCGTGAACAGCTGGGTACTTTAGGTTCAGGAAATCATTTTTTGGAGGTAGAGATAGTAGAGGAGATATTCGATGAAGAAGCGGCGAGAGTATTCGGTTTACGTTTGGGACAAGTAACAGTGTTCATACACAGTGGGTCCCGTGGCCTTGGTTATCAGATATGCGATGATTACCTCTCCTTGATGGTAAAACAGATTCCCAACCTTGATTTTGATTTGCCCGACAGACAGTTGGCTTGTGCGTACATAAACTCCAAAGCAGGTCAGGATTATCTGGCGGCTATGGCGTGTGCGGCAAATTACGCCTGGGCAAACAGACAAATGCTAACTCACTGGACGAGAGAGGCTTTTGAGAAAGCGCTGGGTATTTCCCCCGCTGATCTAAACATGGTGCTCCTTTACGATGTCTGTCATAACATTGCCAAACTAGAAACGTTTATAGTGGATGACAAGGAGAGAAAATTATGTGTCCACAGGAAAGGGGCAACGAGAGCTTTTCCACCTGGACATCCCAATGTTCCCCTCCGTTACCGATCGATTGGGCAACCGGTGTTGATTCCCGGGGATATGGGTACAGGGTCCTACATTCTTGTGGGTACGGATTTAGCGTTCAATGAGACCTTTGGAAGTGCCTGTCATGGGGCGGGTAGGGTTATGAGCAGGTCGCAAGCGCTCAAGGCTAGTAAAGGGAGAGCAATCCATAAAGAACTGCTCGATAGAGGTGTGGTAGTCATGGCGGCAGGTAAAGAGACCCTTCGGGAGGAAATCCCAGAGGCCTATAAACGGGTTGATGATGTGGTGGAAGTTGTACATAAGGCCGGTATCGCCAGAAAAGTTGCCCGCTTGAGAGCTGTAGGCTGTATAAAAGGTTGA
- a CDS encoding cytidylate kinase-like family protein — MVKKTRAVWELVEEQLVRWNVSQMERKEKKEESKPRPVITISREPGCGSTKIAQKLAEILGMDLFGGKIIQMVAESAEMSEKVVRSLDEKEISKRDDWINSLFETRHLWPDKYLRHLTKVITTIGRHGNAIILGRGANFILPEEETFRVRIIASHEVKIKNLLRTTRDEAERYLMKTEADRRAFVRKYFNQDITDPQHYDIIINMSHITIDGAVNAIVAAFKSWQEGK; from the coding sequence ATGGTCAAGAAGACCCGTGCAGTATGGGAACTGGTAGAAGAACAACTGGTTCGATGGAACGTTTCCCAAATGGAAAGAAAGGAGAAAAAAGAGGAGAGTAAACCTCGCCCGGTCATCACAATATCCAGAGAACCTGGTTGTGGCAGTACTAAAATTGCCCAGAAACTAGCCGAAATACTCGGCATGGACCTTTTTGGAGGAAAAATCATCCAAATGGTTGCCGAAAGCGCTGAGATGAGTGAAAAAGTAGTCAGGTCCCTAGATGAGAAAGAGATAAGTAAACGGGATGACTGGATCAACTCGCTCTTTGAGACTCGCCATCTCTGGCCCGATAAATATCTGCGCCATCTCACTAAGGTGATCACCACCATTGGTAGGCATGGAAATGCCATTATTTTGGGAAGAGGCGCAAATTTCATACTCCCGGAGGAAGAGACATTCAGAGTAAGAATAATAGCATCCCATGAGGTAAAGATAAAAAACCTATTAAGAACCACCAGAGACGAAGCAGAACGCTACCTGATGAAAACCGAAGCAGACCGTCGCGCCTTCGTAAGGAAGTACTTCAATCAGGATATTACCGATCCTCAACACTACGACATCATAATAAACATGAGCCACATTACTATTGACGGCGCTGTAAATGCCATAGTCGCAGCATTCAAGTCCTGGCAGGAAGGAAAATGA
- a CDS encoding thiolase family protein, translated as MKYVVIVSACRTAIGAFGGALRDVNLPTIGSVVMREAVKRAGIDPAMIDDVRFGCCREPSDALNVTRVAALMAGIPETVTAATVNRVCISGMEAVVSGAAMIKAGMADIVLAGGMEHMSGIAYSVPAARWGCRLQDHVFVDDLIHALHAGSHFLPGLENGPVKEGPIVELYRGKPYIMGVTAELIAYKYNLSREEIDEVALRSHNNAERATNEGDFKEEIVPIEIPQKKGQPPKIFDKDEHFRPGLTMEALATLPPAFIPKIGKVTAGNSSGINDGAAAMVIMSAEKAEELGIKPIARIVGVGRGGCHPSIMGLSPVPAVRNLLERTGLKLSDFELIEVNEAFAAQYLGVERELGLNREITNVNGSGCGLGHPVGATGCRIMVTLIHAMKKRGKTLGLATLCGGGGVSLATAIEML; from the coding sequence ATGAAATATGTCGTAATAGTTTCTGCATGTAGGACCGCGATTGGGGCGTTTGGTGGTGCACTTAGAGATGTGAACCTACCGACTATTGGATCGGTAGTTATGAGGGAAGCTGTTAAAAGAGCAGGTATTGATCCCGCAATGATTGACGATGTTCGTTTTGGTTGTTGCCGTGAACCTTCAGATGCGTTGAATGTTACGCGGGTGGCAGCATTGATGGCAGGTATTCCTGAGACGGTTACAGCAGCGACAGTTAACCGTGTTTGTATATCGGGTATGGAGGCGGTTGTTTCGGGTGCGGCAATGATCAAGGCTGGAATGGCCGACATTGTCCTTGCTGGAGGAATGGAGCACATGTCTGGTATTGCTTATTCAGTGCCTGCAGCCCGTTGGGGGTGTCGCCTCCAGGATCATGTATTTGTAGATGATCTTATTCATGCCCTTCATGCAGGTTCCCATTTTCTTCCGGGATTAGAGAATGGACCTGTTAAAGAAGGACCCATTGTCGAGCTCTATAGAGGCAAACCGTATATTATGGGGGTTACGGCGGAGCTTATCGCTTACAAGTATAACCTGAGCAGGGAAGAAATAGATGAAGTGGCATTGCGGAGTCACAACAATGCTGAAAGGGCTACTAATGAAGGTGATTTCAAGGAAGAAATAGTACCGATTGAAATACCCCAAAAGAAAGGCCAGCCACCGAAGATCTTCGATAAGGATGAACATTTTCGACCAGGTCTGACGATGGAAGCTTTGGCTACATTACCCCCTGCTTTCATACCCAAGATTGGTAAAGTCACCGCTGGTAATTCTTCAGGTATTAATGATGGCGCGGCAGCGATGGTAATTATGTCCGCGGAGAAGGCAGAGGAATTGGGTATCAAACCCATTGCCCGCATTGTGGGTGTAGGCCGGGGGGGTTGTCATCCCTCAATTATGGGTCTTAGCCCTGTTCCTGCTGTACGAAATCTTCTTGAGAGGACTGGGTTGAAGCTCTCTGATTTTGAGCTAATCGAGGTGAATGAGGCCTTTGCCGCGCAATACCTAGGAGTGGAGAGAGAGTTGGGTCTCAATAGGGAAATCACCAACGTAAACGGTTCAGGTTGTGGACTCGGTCACCCGGTTGGAGCTACAGGTTGCCGTATCATGGTTACTCTAATTCATGCAATGAAGAAAAGGGGAAAGACTCTAGGTTTGGCAACACTTTGCGGCGGCGGAGGTGTTTCTCTAGCCACAGCTATCGAAATGTTGTGA